In Nostoc edaphicum CCNP1411, the sequence TACTTGCATGAGGGCATTTTGTAAGATTTGCGGTGCGCCATCTGCATCTACTCTCATAATTTGCCGCCAATAGGGCATCAAATCTACTAGATAAAAATATACATCTGTTAAAGCTGTACCGAGTAAAGAACCTAAATAAAACCAGCTACCCACCTTGCCCCAATTCTTCATTAGACACCAGCAAGCAAACGGTAAACCTATAGATTCCACTGGCAGATGCCATAAAGGTTCCCAACGTAACCAGCCCCAGTAAATCGCTCCTGCTAACCAACTCCCGCTAAATCCTAAGAGTAAATCTCCCCAGACGTAGGTTGCAGGACGTGACATTAAGCTAAAACTTAGCCACACCCAAAATGCTGTAAGCGCTAAACTCAGATTTGGTAGCGATCGCACTATTGGCGCTTCTATAAATACTGGCACTGATACCAAAAACACTGCCGCCGCAAACACTAGCCAAGTTTGTCGCTCAGAAATAGATAAGGGGAGAGAAGGAGACAAGGAAAGTGTAGATTCCAATTGCCTGATGCCATTCTGCCCAGTGTCAGCTAAATTCAACTCGGTATCAATAGAAGGGGTGGAAGCAGTGTAGGAGGACAGTGTATTATTAATCAAAGTTTTTAATATTTGTTACTAAACTTTATCTTATTTAAGATATCACATTTTAAAATCCCCCCCTGGGGCATTTTGATTTTATCTGAATTTTGTGAGTCAAGGAAAAATCGATGTTTTCTTTAACTCTTATCCTGGTAAGTTCTCCAGGTAGATGTTTTTGTAATTGGTTATAAAGAAAGCGATCGCAGGTAAACTAATGGCTTTATCAAAACGTCAATGGTTTGTGGTTCTAAGTGCAGTATCTTTCACTTTCTCAGTGGTAGTATTTCCACTGGAAGTTCTAAGTGCCCTACCGAATCAAGCAGAAAGTGGGGTGCAACAAATGAATATTTTGCAAGCTATTGTTTTAGGCTTCGTGCAAGGAATGACTGAATTTCTGCCAATTAGTAGCACAGCACATTTAAAAGTCGTGCCTGTGGCTATTGGTTGGGGTGATCCGGGAGTAGCTTTTACCGCGATCATTCAGCTTGGTAGTATTGCAGCCGTGCTGTGGTATTTCTGGGGAGATTTGACACGAATTCTTAAGGGAGCGACCAAAGCGATCGCCCTTAAAGACTACAATGATTACGACTTTCGTCTGTTCTTGGGGATTGTTTTAGGAACGATACCAATCATCTTCTTTGGACTTTTGATTAAGAACTTGATCCCAGACTTTGATAATTCACCCATCAGGAGTTTAAGGGCGATCGCAATTGCTTCCATATTGATGTCGCTGTTGCTGGGGTTAGCCGAACAACTAGGTAAGCGTCAACGGGACTTTGAAAACTTGACGATGAGAGACGGCGTTTTGATGGGTTTAGCCCAAGCTTTGGCATTAATCCCTGGCGTTTCTCGTTCAGGTTCCACTCTCACAGGGGGGCTATTTATGGGATTACAACGGGAAACAGCAGCAAGATTTTCCTTTTTGCTGGGCATTCCCGCCATTACCCTAGCGGGCTTAGTCTCCTTAAAAGATGTTGTGGAAGCAGGATTAAGCAGTGCAGCAATAGTTCCCTTAGTTGCGGGAGTGATTTCTGCCGCCATCTTCTCATATATAGCGATCGCTGGGTTGCTGCGCTTCCTCAAAACCCAAAGCACCTGGGTATTTATTTGGTATCGA encodes:
- a CDS encoding undecaprenyl-diphosphate phosphatase, coding for MALSKRQWFVVLSAVSFTFSVVVFPLEVLSALPNQAESGVQQMNILQAIVLGFVQGMTEFLPISSTAHLKVVPVAIGWGDPGVAFTAIIQLGSIAAVLWYFWGDLTRILKGATKAIALKDYNDYDFRLFLGIVLGTIPIIFFGLLIKNLIPDFDNSPIRSLRAIAIASILMSLLLGLAEQLGKRQRDFENLTMRDGVLMGLAQALALIPGVSRSGSTLTGGLFMGLQRETAARFSFLLGIPAITLAGLVSLKDVVEAGLSSAAIVPLVAGVISAAIFSYIAIAGLLRFLKTQSTWVFIWYRLVFGVAILGAIGTGFLQNS
- a CDS encoding DUF3120 domain-containing protein, coding for MINNTLSSYTASTPSIDTELNLADTGQNGIRQLESTLSLSPSLPLSISERQTWLVFAAAVFLVSVPVFIEAPIVRSLPNLSLALTAFWVWLSFSLMSRPATYVWGDLLLGFSGSWLAGAIYWGWLRWEPLWHLPVESIGLPFACWCLMKNWGKVGSWFYLGSLLGTALTDVYFYLVDLMPYWRQIMRVDADGAPQILQNALMQVQTPWGQSWAIILALVLLTVGILALGRNQRHWYAFGGAVLSTILVDSLFLLAAIAA